The Candidatus Desulfarcum epimagneticum genome contains a region encoding:
- a CDS encoding conserved membrane hypothetical protein (Evidence 4 : Unknown function but conserved in other organisms): MGAQTAFSRRMGERQYLAMGLYGMTGALCVWLWWMIYHRLPDLSRWMSYDLLPLEPGSRLGDSVEFFLYDTPKVMMLLVLVVFGVGVIRSFFTPEKTRAFLSGKSEFAGNVLAALLGIVTPFCSCSAVPLFIGFVAAGVPLGVTFSFLIAAPMVNEVALGLLYGLLGWKVAAIYMGTGLFIAIAAGWTIGRLKLENHVEDWVSQTNASSAAVEEEKMTWRDRVGYGWDAVKEIVGRVWVFVIIGIAAGAGIHGFVPEGVMAAIMGKGVWWSVPLSVLIGIPMYSNAAGIIPVVEALLGKGAALGSVLAFMMSVIALSFPEMVILRKVLKPRLIGAFVGVVAGGILMVGYLFNLIF; this comes from the coding sequence GGTGGATGATCTACCACCGGCTGCCGGACCTGTCCCGATGGATGTCCTACGATCTGCTGCCGCTTGAGCCGGGATCCCGCCTGGGGGATTCCGTGGAGTTTTTTTTGTATGACACCCCGAAGGTCATGATGCTTCTGGTTCTGGTGGTGTTCGGCGTGGGCGTCATCCGGAGTTTTTTCACCCCGGAGAAAACCCGGGCCTTTCTGTCCGGCAAAAGCGAATTCGCCGGAAACGTCCTGGCCGCGCTTTTGGGGATCGTGACCCCGTTTTGCTCCTGCTCGGCGGTGCCGCTGTTCATCGGGTTTGTCGCGGCGGGCGTGCCTTTGGGCGTGACCTTTTCTTTTCTGATCGCCGCGCCCATGGTCAATGAGGTGGCCCTGGGGCTTTTGTACGGCCTTTTGGGATGGAAGGTGGCGGCCATCTACATGGGAACCGGCCTGTTTATCGCCATCGCCGCGGGCTGGACCATTGGCCGCTTAAAACTTGAAAACCATGTGGAAGACTGGGTGAGTCAGACAAACGCGTCGTCGGCGGCTGTGGAAGAGGAAAAGATGACCTGGCGCGACCGCGTGGGTTACGGATGGGACGCCGTCAAAGAGATTGTGGGCCGGGTGTGGGTGTTTGTGATCATAGGTATCGCCGCGGGGGCCGGGATCCACGGGTTTGTCCCCGAGGGCGTCATGGCCGCGATCATGGGCAAGGGGGTCTGGTGGTCGGTCCCCCTGTCGGTTCTCATCGGGATTCCCATGTATTCCAACGCGGCCGGGATCATCCCGGTGGTGGAGGCGCTTTTGGGAAAAGGCGCGGCGCTGGGCTCAGTCCTGGCTTTTATGATGAGCGTCATCGCCCTGTCTTTCCCCGAGATGGTGATTTTAAGAAAAGTGTTAAAACCCAGGCTCATCGGCGCCTTTGTGGGCGTGGTGGCCGGCGGGATACTGATGGTGGGGTATTTATTTAACCTGATTTTTTGA
- a CDS encoding Thioredoxin, with protein sequence MEIKVMGPGCARCEKAEKVVREAVDETGADATVKKVTDMMEIASCGVLGTPAVLVDGEVKCAGKVPKKADVKKWLKG encoded by the coding sequence ATGGAGATCAAAGTGATGGGGCCGGGCTGCGCCCGATGCGAAAAGGCCGAAAAGGTTGTCCGGGAAGCGGTTGATGAAACCGGCGCGGACGCGACGGTGAAAAAAGTGACCGATATGATGGAGATCGCCTCATGCGGCGTTTTGGGAACGCCGGCGGTCCTGGTGGACGGAGAGGTCAAGTGCGCGGGAAAGGTTCCCAAAAAGGCGGATGTCAAAAAATGGCTGAAAGGTTGA
- a CDS encoding Branched-chain amino acid ABC transporter permease, which produces MEWNGGRAGAIKEGLNAGWPICLGYLPIGMAFGVLAQKAGLTTVQIALMSIMVFAGSSQFIAVSMLAGGVSASAIVATAFVVNLRHMLMSSALAVYLRAAHRGLLALFAYGVTDESFAVNMPRFKAGTWGLGRALAVNQSANLVWVISSVAGGVGGRFIPEGAFGIDYALIAMFICLLIYQIREWIHLFTAVIAGLTAVGLALVIPGSGYIVIASILAATAGVVAQRKIAGRETNNG; this is translated from the coding sequence ATGGAGTGGAACGGAGGCAGGGCGGGCGCCATAAAAGAAGGATTGAACGCGGGATGGCCCATCTGCCTGGGGTATCTTCCCATCGGCATGGCCTTCGGGGTTCTGGCGCAGAAGGCGGGGCTGACGACGGTTCAAATCGCCCTGATGTCCATCATGGTCTTTGCCGGAAGCTCCCAGTTTATCGCGGTCTCCATGCTGGCCGGCGGGGTCTCGGCCTCGGCCATTGTCGCCACCGCCTTTGTGGTCAATTTGCGCCATATGCTCATGAGCTCGGCGCTGGCCGTCTATTTGCGGGCCGCCCATCGGGGCCTGCTCGCCCTGTTCGCCTATGGCGTGACGGACGAGAGTTTTGCCGTGAACATGCCCCGGTTCAAGGCCGGGACCTGGGGCCTGGGAAGGGCGCTGGCGGTAAATCAGTCCGCCAACCTGGTCTGGGTCATCAGCTCCGTGGCGGGCGGGGTCGGCGGCCGTTTTATCCCCGAAGGGGCGTTCGGCATCGATTATGCCCTCATCGCCATGTTCATCTGCCTGCTCATCTACCAGATCCGGGAATGGATTCACCTGTTCACGGCCGTGATCGCCGGCCTGACCGCCGTCGGCCTGGCCCTTGTCATTCCAGGCAGCGGCTATATCGTCATCGCCTCCATCCTGGCCGCCACCGCAGGGGTCGTGGCTCAACGCAAAATCGCCGGGAGGGAAACGAACAATGGCTGA
- a CDS encoding Branched-chain amino acid transport, whose translation MADYMALLLGMGLATYLPRWLPLHYLSRRSLPEWFVQWLDLIPAAILSALLLPALILDGEPRHVDLLRPELWVALPTFAIAWRTRSLGGTVVAGMLMFWLAGKVNPDWFAWVG comes from the coding sequence ATGGCTGATTATATGGCGCTTCTTTTGGGCATGGGACTGGCGACCTACCTGCCCCGCTGGCTGCCCCTGCATTATCTTTCCCGGCGCTCCCTTCCGGAGTGGTTTGTCCAGTGGCTTGATCTGATTCCGGCCGCCATTCTCAGCGCCCTGCTGCTGCCGGCCCTGATTCTTGACGGGGAGCCCAGACACGTGGACCTTTTGCGGCCCGAGCTGTGGGTCGCTTTGCCGACATTCGCGATCGCCTGGCGGACGCGGTCCCTGGGCGGAACGGTGGTGGCGGGAATGCTGATGTTCTGGCTGGCGGGAAAGGTGAATCCGGACTGGTTCGCGTGGGTGGGATAA
- a CDS encoding conserved hypothetical protein (Evidence 4 : Unknown function but conserved in other organisms): MSYKKGGVDMETTLTIRLSEEMKKSLNDLCQSERKGLSELVRDSLENHLAVKRFRQLRSKSLPFAEASGFLTDEDVFEGLT; this comes from the coding sequence ATGTCTTACAAAAAAGGAGGCGTGGATATGGAGACCACACTGACGATTCGTCTGTCCGAGGAGATGAAAAAGTCCCTGAATGATTTGTGTCAATCAGAGAGAAAGGGGCTCAGCGAGCTGGTGAGGGATTCTTTGGAAAACCACCTGGCGGTTAAGCGTTTCAGGCAGCTGCGCTCAAAATCTTTGCCTTTCGCGGAGGCGTCCGGTTTTCTCACGGACGAAGACGTGTTTGAGGGACTGACGTGA
- a CDS encoding putative toxin-antitoxin system toxin component, PIN family (Evidence 3 : Putative function from multiple computational evidences) yields the protein MKIVFDSNVYIAAFATHGICHLLFESGIRDHDVFSSAFILGEVNAKLIEKMKLPAKTVHEIMDYLRAQTIVNRPKIQLSGISRDPDDDNVISLAVEAGAGHIVTGDKDLLDLKRYPSIRIVSPRMFSEILRSQDIYPDE from the coding sequence GTGAAAATCGTTTTTGACTCAAATGTCTATATCGCGGCTTTCGCGACCCATGGGATTTGTCACCTGCTTTTTGAGAGCGGCATACGCGATCATGATGTGTTCTCAAGCGCTTTTATACTGGGCGAAGTCAACGCGAAACTGATTGAAAAAATGAAGCTGCCGGCCAAAACAGTTCATGAGATTATGGACTATTTAAGGGCTCAGACGATTGTGAACCGCCCGAAAATTCAATTGTCGGGAATATCCAGAGACCCCGATGACGACAATGTGATTTCTCTGGCGGTGGAAGCCGGGGCCGGGCACATCGTCACCGGCGACAAAGACCTTCTGGACCTGAAACGATACCCATCCATCCGCATTGTCTCTCCCAGAATGTTTTCTGAAATTTTGAGGTCTCAAGACATTTATCCGGATGAATAA
- a CDS encoding conserved hypothetical protein (Evidence 4 : Unknown function but conserved in other organisms), with product MTPAPEKYTVTRAERYVGFGALLALAAIALGFYTVQYRFNPAVSARQALSESSVATDSFSLADLAPAGIEPFSPPERFGPDTLSDKINGKAELYFSAGFRSLKTQRFALTADPALWFEMFVYDMGAARDAFSVFSMQRRGDLEPGGPTPFAYATPNGRFLARGRHYLELVGSEASDSLMAAADEMAAAFVDRIGADDARAPELDLFPEDNRTPGSLSLVASDAFGITGFNQVFMAQYRQNGADMIAYVARRESAAAAQLTAETVRDFYLEFGGVSLGGPEGVAVIDILDTIEVVLHQGRRVIGAHEAPDRETALALVERIRKRLREIGDDGY from the coding sequence ATGACCCCAGCGCCTGAAAAATATACCGTGACCCGCGCGGAACGATATGTGGGATTCGGAGCGCTGCTGGCGCTGGCGGCGATCGCGTTGGGATTCTACACCGTTCAATATCGCTTCAACCCGGCGGTGAGCGCCCGCCAGGCGCTGTCGGAATCATCAGTCGCCACAGATTCGTTCTCCCTGGCGGATCTGGCGCCCGCCGGAATTGAGCCGTTTTCTCCGCCGGAGCGCTTTGGTCCGGATACGCTGTCCGACAAGATCAACGGAAAGGCGGAGCTCTATTTCAGCGCCGGCTTCCGGTCTCTGAAGACCCAGCGGTTTGCCCTGACCGCTGATCCGGCCCTCTGGTTTGAAATGTTTGTTTACGATATGGGCGCGGCCCGCGACGCTTTTTCCGTGTTCAGCATGCAGCGCCGGGGCGATCTGGAGCCCGGCGGCCCCACACCGTTTGCCTATGCCACGCCCAATGGCCGTTTTCTGGCGCGCGGTCGCCACTACCTGGAGCTGGTGGGCTCTGAAGCGTCGGATTCCCTGATGGCGGCCGCTGACGAAATGGCGGCCGCTTTTGTTGACCGGATCGGCGCGGATGACGCCAGGGCGCCGGAGCTGGACTTGTTCCCGGAGGACAACCGGACGCCGGGCAGCCTCTCACTGGTGGCCTCCGACGCTTTCGGCATCACGGGGTTCAACCAGGTGTTCATGGCTCAATACCGGCAAAATGGGGCTGACATGATCGCCTATGTGGCCCGGCGGGAATCGGCCGCGGCGGCGCAACTGACGGCCGAAACCGTTCGGGACTTTTATCTTGAGTTCGGCGGCGTGTCCCTGGGCGGGCCGGAAGGCGTCGCCGTCATCGATATTCTGGACACCATCGAGGTCGTGCTTCACCAGGGGAGGCGCGTGATCGGCGCGCATGAGGCGCCGGACAGGGAAACCGCCCTGGCCCTTGTCGAACGAATCCGGAAACGGCTGCGGGAGATCGGTGATGACGGATATTAA
- a CDS encoding Tat pathway signal sequence domain-containing protein, which translates to MTDINRREFIRRSVKAGLVSASALVAGWGLRDTNPPALEPATEALGGIPDFSKAPGAGPAMAIGKGTDRGDLARRTLGAMGGMRRFVQPGDRVVIKVNAAFASPPAISATSHPDLVKEVTLACVQAGASDVVVTDNPIHDPAGCFRLTGIGAAAEEAGGRVVLPAADLFANVSLPGARLIRDWPVLVGPLAKADRLIGVAPLKDHHRSGASMTIKNWYGLLGGRRNVFHQDIHTIIAELAALARPTLVILDAVTTMRRNGPTGGSISDLDDTNTLVAGIDPVAVDAVGAWILGRELSQLPHLQQAADAGLGVLDYRTLNPVDVP; encoded by the coding sequence ATGACGGATATTAACCGCAGAGAGTTCATTCGCCGCTCGGTCAAAGCCGGGTTGGTTTCGGCGTCCGCGCTGGTCGCGGGATGGGGGCTGCGCGATACGAATCCTCCGGCGTTGGAGCCGGCCACCGAGGCGCTTGGCGGCATCCCTGATTTTTCTAAAGCGCCCGGCGCAGGTCCGGCCATGGCCATTGGAAAAGGAACGGATCGGGGCGATTTGGCGCGACGGACCTTAGGGGCCATGGGGGGGATGAGGCGCTTTGTCCAGCCCGGAGATCGGGTGGTGATAAAGGTCAACGCGGCATTTGCCTCACCTCCGGCTATTTCGGCCACCTCTCATCCGGACCTGGTCAAAGAGGTGACGCTTGCATGCGTTCAAGCCGGGGCTTCCGATGTGGTGGTCACCGACAACCCCATACACGATCCGGCCGGCTGTTTTCGGCTCACCGGGATCGGGGCGGCCGCGGAAGAAGCCGGGGGCCGGGTTGTCCTGCCGGCGGCGGACCTGTTTGCGAATGTCTCCCTGCCCGGGGCCCGGTTGATCAGGGACTGGCCGGTATTGGTCGGACCGCTGGCCAAGGCGGACCGCCTCATCGGTGTGGCGCCGCTCAAGGATCATCATCGGAGCGGCGCTTCCATGACCATTAAAAACTGGTACGGCCTTCTGGGCGGCCGCAGAAACGTCTTTCATCAGGACATTCACACCATTATCGCCGAACTGGCGGCCCTGGCGCGCCCGACCCTGGTGATTTTAGACGCCGTGACCACCATGAGGCGAAACGGTCCCACGGGCGGATCGATATCGGACCTGGACGACACAAACACGCTTGTGGCCGGCATTGATCCGGTGGCGGTGGACGCTGTCGGCGCCTGGATTTTAGGACGGGAACTGAGTCAGCTCCCCCATCTTCAGCAGGCGGCGGACGCCGGCCTGGGCGTTCTCGATTACCGAACCCTCAACCCCGTGGATGTCCCATGA
- a CDS encoding 4Fe-4S binding domain-containing protein, whose amino-acid sequence MRLVIVRRICQAFFLLLLTGSCLVTTVGDRWLQLRGWPVSWLLELDPLVGLATVLTTGRLYKGLLWGAAILAATALLGRFFCGWLCPLGTLQQMVGAWADKRRGRRARAAGRQSHPGRRIKYLLLIGLLTMAAAELARPFVTIASAGGWIPPGAAILAGLALIRWGRARRENRSWTVSAGRTMAGAGCLVLVLGVMFPGHRLLTAGLQTGLLDPIPLVYRSVSLAALPLLSPGAGAIVVTGGLLTGGVFVLVLALSAWRPRFYCRYICPLGALLGITAKWSLWRMGRRDTGGDECVGCGRCDHHCEGACAPADQIRWAECVLCYNCRDDCPERILGYAALPSTTGEIAGPDLNRRAVIAAGACGALLLPLARLGDPLGVGWRPDLVRPPGALTESEFLKRCVKCGQCVRVCPTRVIQPAMFEAGVEGLWTPCLDFRLGLSGCRHNCIACGHVCPTAAIRPLELDERMGRGRFAEAGPIRIGTAFMDRGRCLPWAMGTPCIVCQENCPVSPKAITTRTVLEPVAGLDRLTVSHVRSRSIHLNLPPTRRPLAGGDYFLVGPAGPKNALRIVGHQADQIELEGAPDVAGLRKDASAAAHVRLQQPFVDPHRCVGCGACQHECPARGRAAIRVTAENETRSRDHALLAGAGIS is encoded by the coding sequence ATGAGACTTGTCATTGTAAGACGGATTTGCCAGGCGTTTTTTCTGCTTTTATTGACCGGCAGCTGCCTTGTCACCACCGTCGGCGACCGGTGGCTCCAACTGCGGGGCTGGCCGGTCAGCTGGCTCCTGGAATTGGACCCACTGGTGGGACTGGCCACGGTTTTGACCACAGGGCGCCTTTACAAGGGGCTGCTCTGGGGCGCGGCCATCCTGGCGGCCACCGCTTTGCTGGGCCGTTTTTTTTGCGGATGGCTCTGCCCCCTGGGAACCCTTCAGCAGATGGTCGGCGCATGGGCCGACAAGCGGCGCGGCAGACGGGCGCGGGCCGCGGGACGGCAATCCCATCCCGGCCGGCGGATCAAATACCTGCTGCTGATCGGATTGCTGACCATGGCGGCCGCCGAGCTTGCCCGGCCATTTGTGACCATTGCGTCCGCCGGTGGCTGGATACCGCCCGGCGCGGCCATTCTGGCGGGTCTGGCCCTGATCCGATGGGGGCGGGCGCGAAGGGAAAATCGTTCATGGACCGTGTCCGCCGGCCGGACCATGGCCGGCGCCGGATGCCTGGTTCTGGTTTTGGGCGTGATGTTCCCGGGACATCGTCTGCTGACAGCGGGGTTGCAGACCGGGCTTTTAGATCCCATCCCCCTGGTCTATCGGTCCGTTTCGCTGGCGGCGCTGCCCCTGCTTTCCCCCGGGGCCGGCGCCATTGTCGTGACCGGCGGATTGCTTACCGGCGGGGTATTTGTTCTGGTTTTGGCCCTTTCGGCCTGGCGTCCCCGGTTTTACTGCCGGTATATCTGTCCGCTGGGGGCCTTGCTGGGGATCACGGCAAAATGGTCTTTGTGGCGGATGGGGCGACGGGACACGGGCGGTGATGAATGCGTCGGCTGCGGGCGATGCGATCATCATTGTGAAGGCGCCTGCGCGCCGGCCGATCAGATCCGGTGGGCGGAATGCGTGCTGTGTTACAATTGCCGGGACGACTGCCCGGAGCGGATCCTGGGGTATGCGGCGCTGCCTTCGACCACAGGAGAGATCGCCGGGCCGGATTTAAACCGCCGGGCTGTGATCGCCGCCGGGGCCTGCGGCGCGCTCCTTCTGCCTTTGGCCCGTTTGGGGGATCCCCTGGGAGTGGGGTGGCGACCCGACCTGGTTCGACCGCCGGGAGCGTTGACGGAATCTGAATTTTTGAAGCGATGCGTAAAATGCGGGCAATGCGTCCGGGTCTGCCCGACCCGTGTGATACAGCCGGCTATGTTTGAGGCGGGCGTGGAAGGCCTCTGGACGCCTTGTCTTGATTTTCGGCTGGGCCTCAGCGGCTGCCGGCACAACTGCATCGCCTGCGGTCATGTCTGCCCCACAGCCGCGATCCGTCCTCTTGAGCTGGATGAGCGGATGGGCCGGGGCCGTTTTGCCGAAGCCGGTCCGATCCGGATCGGGACCGCGTTTATGGACCGGGGACGCTGTCTGCCCTGGGCCATGGGAACCCCTTGCATCGTTTGCCAGGAGAACTGCCCGGTGAGCCCCAAGGCCATCACTACCCGGACCGTATTGGAACCGGTGGCCGGGCTGGATCGGCTGACGGTGAGCCATGTAAGATCCCGGTCCATTCATTTAAACCTGCCCCCGACCCGCAGACCTTTGGCCGGCGGGGATTATTTTCTGGTCGGACCCGCGGGGCCGAAAAACGCGCTGCGGATCGTCGGTCATCAGGCGGACCAAATTGAGCTGGAAGGCGCCCCGGATGTGGCCGGGCTCCGGAAGGACGCGTCGGCCGCCGCGCATGTCCGGCTGCAGCAGCCTTTTGTGGACCCCCATCGATGCGTCGGCTGCGGCGCCTGTCAGCACGAGTGCCCGGCGCGCGGCCGGGCCGCGATTCGTGTGACCGCCGAAAACGAGACACGAAGCCGGGACCATGCCTTGCTGGCCGGCGCCGGCATTTCATAA
- a CDS encoding Aldo/keto reductase: protein MNTEKSGIKRRSFLKILGAAGVGGMAGSVIKPTVSAAAAKVGVRPFGRSGIQTPILSLGTMFDTGANQLLLRQAVKWGVTYWDTAQYYNRWGSEMGIGKYLAKYPEDRKKIFLVSKSQNRDAKGLTAELNDSLDNLKTDYLDLFFAHAVSDAGSELTPEIKAWSEKMKSMGKFRLFGFSAHSNMAENLSHAATLGWIDGIMTTYNYKVMATDEMKRAVDACHKAGIGLTAMKTQASSVWSRAGFESAESRSLAERFIDKGMTKEQAKLLAVWTDERIASVCSQMNTMTILKANVEAAVNQKRLTASDRRCFEAEAQATAAHYCAGCAATCRSVLSGAVPVDKVMRCLMYARGYGDHFRARVEFREIPGSARGRLASLDYSEAERNCPQNMPIGRLMAEAAAELS, encoded by the coding sequence ATGAACACGGAAAAATCAGGCATCAAGCGTCGCAGTTTTCTGAAAATTCTGGGGGCGGCCGGGGTTGGCGGCATGGCCGGTTCCGTCATCAAACCGACTGTCTCCGCCGCCGCGGCAAAGGTGGGCGTCCGGCCTTTTGGCCGTTCCGGCATTCAAACGCCGATACTGTCCTTGGGAACCATGTTCGACACCGGCGCCAACCAGCTCCTGCTCCGGCAGGCGGTGAAGTGGGGGGTGACCTATTGGGACACCGCCCAGTACTACAACCGGTGGGGCAGTGAGATGGGAATCGGAAAATATCTGGCCAAATATCCGGAAGACCGGAAGAAAATTTTTCTGGTGTCCAAGTCACAAAATCGGGATGCGAAAGGCTTGACCGCGGAGCTCAATGACTCCCTGGATAACCTCAAGACGGATTATCTGGATCTGTTTTTCGCGCACGCCGTGTCTGACGCCGGGTCGGAATTGACCCCGGAGATCAAAGCCTGGAGCGAAAAAATGAAATCCATGGGAAAGTTCCGTCTGTTTGGATTCAGCGCCCATTCCAATATGGCCGAGAACCTGTCCCACGCCGCGACCCTGGGCTGGATCGATGGGATCATGACCACATACAACTATAAAGTCATGGCCACCGATGAGATGAAGCGGGCCGTCGACGCCTGCCACAAAGCCGGCATCGGGCTGACCGCGATGAAAACACAGGCCTCCTCGGTCTGGTCCCGCGCGGGCTTTGAAAGCGCCGAGAGCCGGTCCCTGGCCGAACGATTTATAGACAAAGGGATGACAAAGGAGCAGGCGAAACTGCTGGCTGTCTGGACCGACGAGCGGATCGCGTCTGTCTGTTCCCAAATGAATACCATGACCATCCTCAAAGCCAATGTCGAAGCCGCGGTGAATCAAAAACGCCTGACCGCTTCGGATCGCCGCTGTTTCGAAGCCGAGGCCCAGGCCACCGCCGCCCATTATTGCGCGGGATGCGCCGCCACCTGCCGGTCCGTTCTTTCCGGAGCCGTCCCGGTGGATAAAGTCATGCGATGCCTCATGTATGCCCGCGGTTACGGCGATCATTTTCGGGCGAGGGTGGAATTTCGAGAAATTCCGGGTTCGGCGCGCGGCCGACTGGCGAGTCTGGATTATTCGGAAGCCGAGCGCAATTGCCCCCAGAACATGCCCATCGGCCGGCTCATGGCCGAAGCGGCGGCGGAACTCTCTTAA
- a CDS encoding hypothetical protein (Evidence 5 : Unknown function) yields the protein MRNTDWSREIYTEGELDPQSTIRNFRIVQREGNREVSREQRVQRLVGNIQK from the coding sequence TTGCGCAATACAGACTGGAGCAGGGAGATTTACACAGAAGGTGAATTAGACCCTCAGTCAACTATTCGAAATTTTCGAATAGTTCAAAGAGAAGGAAATAGGGAAGTTTCGAGGGAACAACGCGTTCAAAGACTGGTCGGGAATATTCAAAAATGA
- a CDS encoding conserved hypothetical protein (Evidence 4 : Unknown function but conserved in other organisms) — protein sequence METTLTIRLSEEVKKSPNDLCQSERKGLSELVRDLFENYLTIKRFRQLRSKSFPFAETTGFLTHQDVFE from the coding sequence ATGGAGACCACACTGACGATCCGTTTGTCCGAGGAGGTGAAAAAGTCCCCGAATGATCTGTGTCAATCGGAAAGAAAAGGGCTCAGCGAGCTGGTGAGGGATTTGTTTGAAAATTACTTGACGATTAAGCGTTTCAGACAGTTGCGCTCAAAATCTTTTCCTTTCGCGGAGACAACCGGTTTTCTCACGCATCAAGACGTTTTTGAGTAA
- the trkH gene encoding Trk system potassium uptake protein TrkH: MRWRYVLNITGVLIFFLGFLMTLPILAGLYYHEENAAPLLISMLITVFSGLFLFLFSKSPPTDYMSQREGMAIVAAGWSAVGLFGALPFYLTGEFPGFVDALFESVSGFTTTGASILTDIQSISKALLFWRSFIQWLGGMGIIVLSVAILPFLGVGGMQLYKAEVPTPVPDKLKPHIRDTAMTLWKVYALFTVGEALLLMAGGMGAFDAVCHAFTTMPTGGFSTQNASIAHYDSVYIDCVIMLFMILAGVNFSLHYQMLKGSPLALWQDPECKFFLRAVLVLTALVSLNIYGNAGESIGQSIRLGAFQVISIITTTGFATADYETWPAMSRIIILLCMFAGASAGSTGGGMKILRIMLYLKYCYKELFSTIHPRAVKRIKIGGRAVSEDVIQSVLGFLGLYVGIFVAASILLAALGLDFMTAIGAAASAIGNIGPGFGLVGPVENYSQMPLLGKYLLIWCMLLGRLEIFTVIILLVPEFWRK, translated from the coding sequence ATGCGCTGGCGCTATGTGCTCAACATCACCGGCGTTCTGATTTTTTTCCTGGGTTTTCTCATGACGCTCCCCATCCTGGCCGGGCTTTATTACCATGAGGAAAACGCCGCCCCCCTTCTGATCTCCATGCTCATCACCGTCTTTTCAGGTCTCTTTCTGTTTCTTTTTTCCAAAAGCCCCCCCACGGACTACATGAGCCAGCGGGAAGGCATGGCCATCGTGGCGGCGGGCTGGAGCGCGGTGGGGCTCTTCGGCGCCCTCCCCTTTTACCTCACCGGGGAGTTCCCCGGCTTTGTGGACGCCCTGTTTGAGTCCGTGTCGGGTTTCACCACCACCGGGGCCTCCATCCTCACCGACATCCAGTCCATTTCAAAGGCGCTGCTTTTCTGGAGAAGCTTTATCCAGTGGCTCGGGGGCATGGGCATCATCGTGCTTTCCGTGGCCATCCTCCCCTTCCTGGGCGTCGGGGGCATGCAGCTGTACAAGGCCGAAGTCCCCACCCCGGTCCCGGACAAGCTCAAACCCCATATCCGGGACACCGCCATGACGCTTTGGAAGGTGTACGCGCTTTTCACCGTCGGGGAGGCTCTCCTTCTCATGGCCGGCGGAATGGGGGCCTTCGACGCCGTGTGCCACGCCTTCACCACCATGCCCACCGGCGGCTTTTCCACCCAAAACGCCTCCATCGCCCACTATGACAGCGTTTACATAGACTGCGTGATCATGCTTTTCATGATTCTGGCCGGGGTGAACTTTTCCCTGCACTACCAGATGCTCAAGGGCAGCCCCCTGGCTTTGTGGCAGGACCCCGAATGCAAATTTTTCCTGCGCGCGGTTCTGGTCCTCACGGCCCTCGTCAGCCTCAATATTTACGGAAACGCGGGCGAGTCCATCGGCCAATCCATCCGCCTGGGGGCCTTCCAGGTGATTTCCATCATCACCACCACCGGATTCGCCACAGCGGATTACGAAACATGGCCGGCCATGTCCCGGATCATCATCCTGCTGTGTATGTTCGCCGGAGCCTCGGCAGGGTCCACCGGGGGAGGAATGAAAATACTCAGGATCATGCTCTACCTGAAATACTGCTACAAGGAGCTGTTTTCCACCATCCATCCCCGGGCGGTCAAACGCATCAAAATCGGCGGAAGGGCGGTGTCCGAGGATGTGATCCAGAGCGTTCTGGGTTTTTTGGGGCTCTACGTGGGAATATTCGTGGCGGCCTCCATCCTGCTCGCGGCCCTGGGCCTGGATTTCATGACCGCCATTGGAGCGGCGGCCTCGGCCATCGGAAACATCGGCCCGGGCTTTGGTCTGGTGGGACCGGTTGAAAACTACTCCCAAATGCCCTTGTTGGGAAAGTATCTCCTGATATGGTGCATGCTCCTGGGCCGACTGGAAATATTCACGGTGATCATCCTTCTGGTCCCGGAATTCTGGAGAAAATAA